One window from the genome of Candidatus Alcyoniella australis encodes:
- a CDS encoding penicillin-binding transpeptidase domain-containing protein, with amino-acid sequence MLCAAFSFSQLADADPGGVPLDVPNGVLLAIDCRSGEVLLLSGDRSLLAKPQSVGSLIKPLLMLAAYEQGDFDFRGTIFCPLRSVETPANRRCWLAAGHGQMQLEAALAQSCNVYFMAVARQTDYNAYRRVLARLGIEAPSSPTDPATLMIGLDPALRARPFDLLAAYVALFNGGLLFSMDPAHPLQGARVVRKVELGSIDLDRLTTGLIASATQGTAHRAGQLNPGLPLLAKTGTSPADGSGQGNGWCVLLTPTHDPRVAMIALVQGGTGPDNAAPLAGAAMRYLVESGVLDLSGATLTPGQ; translated from the coding sequence GTGTTGTGTGCGGCGTTTTCTTTTTCGCAGCTCGCCGACGCCGACCCGGGCGGCGTTCCTCTGGACGTACCCAATGGCGTGCTGCTGGCAATCGACTGCCGTAGCGGCGAGGTGCTGCTGCTTAGCGGCGATCGATCCTTGCTCGCAAAACCGCAATCAGTCGGCAGCCTGATAAAGCCGCTGCTGATGTTGGCGGCATACGAACAAGGTGACTTTGATTTTCGGGGCACTATCTTTTGTCCGCTACGCAGCGTGGAGACGCCCGCCAATCGTCGTTGCTGGTTGGCGGCCGGGCACGGCCAAATGCAGCTCGAGGCTGCGCTGGCGCAGTCCTGCAACGTCTACTTCATGGCAGTGGCGCGGCAGACGGACTACAACGCATATCGTCGAGTACTGGCGCGCTTGGGAATTGAAGCACCGTCCAGTCCGACTGATCCGGCGACGTTGATGATCGGCCTGGACCCGGCGTTGCGCGCGCGTCCGTTCGACCTGCTTGCCGCATACGTGGCGCTGTTCAACGGCGGTCTGTTGTTTTCGATGGACCCGGCGCATCCGTTGCAAGGGGCGCGCGTGGTGCGCAAGGTCGAGCTGGGATCGATCGACCTCGATCGCCTGACCACGGGCTTGATTGCTTCGGCAACACAGGGGACCGCCCATAGGGCAGGGCAGCTCAACCCCGGGTTGCCGCTGTTGGCCAAGACCGGCACGTCGCCTGCGGACGGCTCAGGGCAGGGCAACGGCTGGTGCGTGTTGCTGACGCCGACGCACGATCCGCGGGTGGCGATGATCGCGCTGGTGCAAGGCGGCACCGGCCCGGACAACGCCGCGCCGTTGGCCGGAGCTGCGATGCGCTATCTAGTCGAGTCCGGCGTGCTTGATCTCAGCGGCGCGACCCTCACCCCCGGACAGTAG
- a CDS encoding SpoIID/LytB domain-containing protein, with amino-acid sequence MILLLIAFTLCAVTLHAAAFDERILRVSILSIYNLSAIELRNQELLAATADGETALSGNLSLSASGNRVLLLRSNEPLLDAPWIALRPAHDTIGLSLLLPGGATRDYPGTIRAEASAGVLRLINLVAAEDYLAGVVTAERGGPPLAGYDRLLAVLARGQAVANDKTFPGYDLIDLTTCQVYAGRGDAAAYDAVRHTHDLVPILNDHALAVPFSACCGGSTADVSQVWSSDETPSTWLSGIKDLDSQGRAWCRSHPRFRWSANLPPTHWQAARDCALPDARGLGRTRDNQICFESNRGPTCTTKERFRICYGRLYGWNVLLSNDFDSEPRPDGSLLISGRGFGHRLGVCQVGARARIEAGQDPFEVLRTYCPGVRVAPLRSSTPDSTR; translated from the coding sequence CGCTCTGCGCCGTGACGCTGCACGCCGCGGCGTTCGACGAGCGCATTCTGCGCGTCTCGATCCTCTCGATCTACAACCTGAGCGCTATCGAGCTTAGGAACCAGGAACTGCTCGCAGCCACGGCCGATGGCGAGACCGCGCTTAGCGGAAACCTGAGCCTGAGCGCTTCGGGAAATCGCGTACTGCTGTTGCGTAGCAACGAACCGCTGCTCGATGCCCCGTGGATCGCCCTGCGACCGGCGCACGACACCATCGGTCTTTCTCTGCTGCTGCCCGGCGGCGCGACGCGCGATTATCCCGGCACGATCCGGGCCGAGGCGTCTGCGGGCGTGCTGCGGCTGATCAATCTGGTAGCGGCCGAGGACTACCTGGCCGGAGTCGTCACTGCCGAACGCGGCGGACCGCCGCTGGCGGGCTACGATCGACTGCTGGCCGTACTGGCCCGCGGCCAGGCCGTTGCGAACGACAAGACTTTCCCGGGTTACGACCTGATCGACCTAACCACCTGCCAGGTCTATGCCGGACGCGGCGACGCCGCTGCCTACGACGCAGTGCGTCACACCCACGACCTGGTGCCGATTTTAAACGACCATGCGCTGGCCGTACCGTTCAGCGCCTGCTGCGGCGGCAGTACAGCGGACGTATCACAGGTCTGGTCCTCGGACGAAACGCCGTCCACCTGGCTCTCCGGCATCAAAGATCTCGACTCACAGGGCCGCGCCTGGTGCCGCAGCCACCCGCGGTTTCGTTGGAGTGCAAACCTGCCGCCGACGCATTGGCAGGCGGCCCGCGACTGCGCCCTGCCCGACGCGCGCGGATTGGGCCGGACCCGCGACAATCAAATTTGCTTTGAGTCCAATCGTGGCCCGACCTGCACGACCAAGGAGCGCTTCCGCATCTGCTACGGCAGGCTATATGGCTGGAACGTGCTGCTCAGTAACGACTTCGATAGCGAGCCTAGGCCCGATGGTTCGCTGCTGATCAGCGGACGCGGATTCGGCCACCGCCTGGGCGTGTGCCAAGTCGGAGCCCGCGCGCGGATCGAGGCGGGCCAGGATCCGTTCGAGGTTTTGCGGACCTACTGTCCGGGGGTGAGGGTCGCGCCGCTGAGATCAAGCACGCCGGACTCGACTAGATAG